One Candidatus Hydrogenedentota bacterium genomic window, GGCACGGTCATAGACAAAGCCGTTATACCGGTAGCTCATGTCGACCGACTTGATGCACGCGCCGCCGTAGTTACAGCCGTGACCATCCTCAATCACATCCAGTTTTTCGCCACTTCCGAAGAAGTTCTCGCCGTTCGCGCCGGTATAGTTCTGCGTGCCGTCATCCGCGTCCGACGGGCAGAAGAAGATCGCCGGGTCCGTAAGGTATTCGGGGTAAATGTCCGTCACCAGGGGCCCGAAGTCCAGCGCGAACGTGTCATTAACGCGGACGACATTGGGGGTGAACAGAGGGTGGAAATACTGAAGCTGCATGGGGGGCCATTGTTCGCCCTTGGATTCGTTGGCGAACATCTTGAAAACGAGTGCCTGCTGTTTGAGGTTATTGGCGCAACTTGCGCGGCGGGCCGCTTCGCGTGCGCGGGCGAGTGCGGGGAGCAGGATGGCCGCCAGAATGCCGATAATAGCGATGACGACCAGCAGCTCGATTAGCGTAAAGCCTTTCTTCATGATCCATTCTCCTTTATGTTGCTCTATGAAGCCTTCCCAGAGGCTGCCCACAAACCCGCGGCCACATGCCGCAGGAATATCCACATTCCAGATATGAAACTATCAACAAAAACAAACATCAACGCCCTGTTTTGAGATTCCCGCACGCCGAAGAACTCAGATGACGGCGCCTTTCGGGCGGGGAACGAGAGCGTTCGCTCGTGTTCAACTGCTTGTGGCGGCCCAATAATGACAACGATGTCAAAGGAACCATAGCATAGATTGGGTAGGCTGTCAAGAGGATTTTTGCACCGCGGTTTTGCCTGTGTTTATTGACTAACATTAAAATTCTGTGGACATCTCATGCGCTATGCTGTAAACTACGTGAAGTAGTCTGTGTCAAGCCCTGTCTGGTAATCGTTGTCATGGCGATTGAACCCGGATGGCATAGGGCGAGGG contains:
- a CDS encoding prepilin-type N-terminal cleavage/methylation domain-containing protein; this translates as MKKGFTLIELLVVIAIIGILAAILLPALARAREAARRASCANNLKQQALVFKMFANESKGEQWPPMQLQYFHPLFTPNVVRVNDTFALDFGPLVTDIYPEYLTDPAIFFCPSDADDGTQNYTGANGENFFGSGEKLDVIEDGHGCNYGGACIKSVDMSYRYNGFVYDRAGDDYPTKSLAGVAMILTPLGVVVDPAILGPAQVVETWESFLGAVAAAYTASDIEGVNNAIRGDASVTAGNGNGGGSTVYRLREGIERFM